A single Nostoc sp. PCC 7107 DNA region contains:
- a CDS encoding DUF6464 family protein, with amino-acid sequence MLNIKTLLVIAVGFLPSLFSLWLIRKTQLRTRTQLRQAAMNFSGTRGRQNIRPMDGDRYYLEGVGYLIGDISCKFNARSGYIRCAVNPCGPCQGCRYYEQKEFTSSEQA; translated from the coding sequence GTGTTAAATATTAAGACACTTTTGGTGATTGCCGTTGGTTTTTTACCATCCCTGTTTTCCTTATGGTTAATCCGTAAAACCCAATTACGGACAAGGACGCAGCTGAGACAAGCAGCCATGAATTTTTCTGGGACAAGGGGTAGACAAAATATCAGACCGATGGATGGCGATCGCTACTACCTGGAAGGAGTAGGCTATCTTATTGGGGACATTAGCTGCAAATTTAACGCCCGTTCTGGTTACATCCGTTGTGCTGTGAATCCCTGTGGCCCTTGTCAAGGTTGTCGTTACTACGAGCAGAAAGAATTCACTAGTAGCGAACAAGCCTAA
- a CDS encoding YidH family protein, producing the protein MYKQIKYFLQVRSPHKWQIIWKEICYYFGIFWRGAFWGLRVLLMQLESKPTEEKKKPGRLNPSRIRDHLANERTYLAWMRTAIALLGFGVVIVRLRAFQVPLLPTPGNGWKLGLVFSLVGLVTVWLSTAHYFAVRRDIEDDNYEPTDRWVILFSLAIMILGSGVIYYVFTTPLNPLSPLVPD; encoded by the coding sequence ATGTACAAGCAAATTAAATATTTTTTGCAAGTGCGATCGCCGCACAAGTGGCAAATTATCTGGAAAGAAATTTGCTATTATTTTGGCATTTTTTGGAGGGGAGCCTTTTGGGGTTTAAGGGTGTTATTGATGCAATTAGAGTCTAAGCCAACAGAAGAAAAGAAAAAACCAGGAAGGCTAAATCCATCACGAATTAGGGATCATTTAGCGAATGAACGCACTTATCTTGCTTGGATGCGAACTGCGATCGCTCTTTTGGGCTTTGGAGTCGTTATCGTCCGTCTGCGAGCCTTTCAAGTCCCGCTGTTACCCACTCCTGGTAATGGTTGGAAGTTGGGCTTAGTCTTTTCGCTAGTTGGGTTAGTTACGGTATGGCTGTCAACGGCACACTATTTTGCAGTGCGGCGTGATATTGAAGATGATAATTATGAACCTACAGACCGCTGGGTAATTTTATTCAGTTTGGCGATTATGATTCTCGGCTCTGGAGTAATTTATTATGTGTTTACTACTCCCCTTAATCCTTTGAGTCCGCTTGTTCCTGATTAA
- a CDS encoding SagB/ThcOx family dehydrogenase yields the protein MYTANEPLELALLYHLNSPVPKSYVKRVPATEMRYMPEAPFLELPKAPHDNSLSQILARRSSVRSFAETTMPLIQLAQLLDAGCGLNGLRQMDGYTYEARNSPSAGGLYPLEVFVATQEVENLANGLYHYEPRGHGLHRVNDTVPNDFVKPLLQQDYIVNSNALFVFTSVFMRSLCKYGARGYRFALLEAGHQAENICLMAVQLGLDSLCIGGFYDMNLNTMLGIDGKRHAALYCVAVGTERK from the coding sequence ATGTATACAGCCAACGAGCCACTAGAGTTAGCGCTGCTTTATCATTTGAATTCTCCAGTACCTAAAAGTTATGTCAAACGTGTTCCCGCTACAGAAATGCGATATATGCCGGAGGCTCCTTTTTTGGAACTGCCAAAAGCACCACACGATAACTCGCTGAGTCAAATTTTAGCGCGACGGTCTTCAGTGCGATCATTTGCTGAGACAACTATGCCACTGATTCAATTAGCGCAGTTGCTGGATGCTGGATGTGGACTAAATGGGTTGCGTCAAATGGATGGTTACACCTATGAAGCGCGAAACTCACCATCTGCGGGAGGGCTTTATCCGTTGGAGGTTTTTGTTGCAACACAAGAGGTGGAAAATTTAGCTAATGGACTATATCACTATGAGCCACGCGGTCATGGCTTGCATCGGGTGAATGATACAGTACCAAACGATTTTGTCAAACCTTTATTGCAACAGGATTATATAGTGAATTCTAATGCTTTGTTTGTGTTTACATCGGTTTTTATGCGATCGCTCTGCAAATACGGTGCGCGTGGTTATCGTTTTGCACTTTTAGAAGCTGGTCATCAAGCCGAAAACATCTGTCTGATGGCTGTGCAGTTGGGTTTGGATAGTCTTTGCATAGGCGGATTTTATGACATGAATTTAAATACCATGTTAGGTATCGATGGGAAACGTCATGCAGCACTTTACTGTGTTGCTGTCGGTACTGAGAGAAAGTAG
- a CDS encoding TOMM precursor leader peptide-binding protein produces MKLNDHQHLRLLEHVVVHVMPPDCHGEETMIFNTTRRTLTVKGQALHDVESIVLPLLDGSRTIGEIRAEIGEKLTDASLNQCLEFLIENRLVEELLEETIDLDNRAYLLPQISLYHELGFQQKDAQQHLANARIAVFGLGGSGLIAAINLASAGIGYLRLCDDICTIPSDVMMMSGLVFKQIGALRGVEAARQIQAIAEITDTEIVIDNLMDDATVNTLLEDVDLVIVATDAVSVNLTYRLNRLCLKMQRPLLPGGAAGVEGTFGPLVFAKDGPCYLCYRMRSIACAKLPEAELAIERFLDRERRSQPRLQENLPIAQMLVGSYLALDAIKMFLGLPIVTDGKLVHLDLLGTKLTHNVVLKKPGCPHCSR; encoded by the coding sequence ATGAAATTAAATGATCATCAGCATCTGCGTCTACTAGAACACGTTGTAGTTCATGTTATGCCGCCAGATTGTCATGGCGAAGAAACAATGATATTCAATACGACGAGGCGAACCTTAACAGTTAAGGGTCAAGCACTGCACGATGTAGAAAGTATAGTATTGCCTTTACTAGATGGCTCCCGAACAATAGGAGAAATTCGGGCGGAAATTGGCGAAAAATTGACAGATGCTTCACTCAATCAATGTTTAGAGTTTTTGATAGAAAATCGCTTAGTTGAGGAGCTTTTAGAAGAAACGATTGATTTAGATAATCGTGCTTATTTACTGCCACAAATTAGTCTTTATCATGAGTTAGGCTTTCAGCAAAAAGATGCTCAACAACACTTAGCCAATGCAAGGATTGCTGTTTTCGGACTTGGTGGTTCAGGGTTGATAGCAGCAATTAACCTGGCTAGTGCTGGTATTGGTTATCTGCGGTTGTGTGATGATATCTGCACAATTCCCTCCGATGTGATGATGATGTCAGGCTTAGTATTTAAGCAAATCGGTGCCTTGCGAGGTGTGGAAGCAGCAAGACAAATTCAGGCGATCGCAGAAATCACCGATACTGAGATTGTGATTGATAATTTGATGGACGATGCCACAGTCAATACTTTGCTTGAAGATGTTGACCTTGTAATTGTCGCCACCGATGCTGTTTCTGTTAATCTCACCTATCGCCTCAACAGATTATGCCTGAAAATGCAGCGCCCATTGCTACCAGGTGGGGCGGCTGGTGTGGAAGGAACTTTTGGCCCCCTAGTCTTTGCTAAAGATGGCCCTTGTTATCTCTGCTATCGGATGCGGTCGATAGCTTGCGCCAAACTACCAGAAGCGGAATTGGCAATTGAGCGATTTCTCGACCGAGAACGCCGTTCTCAACCAAGGTTGCAAGAAAATTTACCGATCGCTCAGATGTTGGTCGGAAGTTACTTGGCGCTGGATGCTATTAAGATGTTTCTCGGTCTACCTATTGTCACTGATGGCAAATTAGTGCATTTAGACTTACTCGGAACAAAACTAACTCACAACGTTGTGCTGAAAAAACCTGGTTGTCCTCATTGTTCACGATAG
- a CDS encoding NAD(P)/FAD-dependent oxidoreductase gives MTSSLTEEILSQLPGDALRGLRRTDDILTSIRENTAPIPTVVQESQQDLDHVEWDAVICGGTLGILIGCALAVRGLRVALIERGILKGREQEWNISRPELAVFSQLNLLTNEELETAIATQYNPARVSFHGGTEVWIENVLNIGVDPVYLLATLKTKFLAAGGKLLENTPFIEAVVHPNGVIVNNQFSAKLLIDAMGHLSPITQQARQGKKADALCLVVGSCAQGFPENHSGDLLLSFTSLQNQCQYFWEAFPAKDGRTTYLFTYMDAHPQRLSLENLFAEYLRLLPKYQGVELSQLQFQRALFGFFPTYRDSPLKTPWNRILPVGDSSGSQSPLSFGGFGAMVRHLQRLTFGVEAALQTNQLSAQALSLLQPYQPNLSVTWLFQKAMSVGVNQNIQPEQINQLLSAVFAEMQKLGNPVLKPFLQDVVQFSALTQTLIKTGLSHPQLIAKIIPQVGLVNLVDWLVHYGNLGIYTALFNLSPVLETWIKSLPIQQQYYWHRLVDAWKYGSGADYCDES, from the coding sequence ATGACTAGTTCACTAACTGAAGAAATTCTGTCTCAACTTCCTGGTGATGCGTTGCGCGGGTTACGTCGCACTGATGATATCCTGACATCCATCAGAGAAAATACTGCACCAATACCAACGGTAGTTCAGGAAAGTCAGCAAGATTTAGATCATGTAGAATGGGATGCTGTTATTTGTGGCGGAACTTTAGGTATTTTAATTGGTTGTGCTTTAGCAGTGCGCGGGTTACGGGTGGCGTTAATTGAGCGGGGAATATTAAAAGGAAGAGAACAGGAATGGAATATTTCGCGCCCAGAATTAGCGGTATTTTCGCAATTAAACTTGCTGACTAATGAAGAATTAGAAACAGCGATCGCTACTCAATATAATCCAGCTAGAGTCAGTTTTCATGGCGGCACAGAAGTTTGGATCGAAAATGTCCTCAATATCGGCGTAGATCCTGTTTATTTACTCGCAACATTAAAAACCAAATTCCTCGCGGCTGGCGGAAAGTTATTAGAAAATACACCGTTTATTGAAGCAGTTGTTCACCCAAACGGCGTGATAGTCAATAACCAATTTTCTGCTAAATTGCTCATCGATGCGATGGGACATCTTTCTCCCATCACCCAACAAGCACGCCAAGGCAAAAAAGCAGATGCTTTGTGTTTAGTTGTAGGAAGTTGCGCCCAAGGTTTTCCGGAAAATCACTCCGGCGATTTGTTGTTATCCTTTACATCCTTGCAGAATCAGTGCCAATACTTCTGGGAAGCTTTTCCAGCCAAAGACGGTAGAACCACTTATTTATTTACCTACATGGATGCCCATCCACAACGCCTGAGTTTAGAAAATTTATTTGCAGAATATCTCCGCCTGCTACCAAAATATCAGGGGGTGGAATTGTCGCAATTGCAATTTCAACGGGCGTTATTTGGTTTCTTTCCTACTTACCGCGATAGCCCACTCAAAACCCCTTGGAATCGGATTTTACCAGTGGGAGATAGTAGTGGTAGCCAATCGCCTTTAAGTTTTGGTGGTTTTGGCGCAATGGTGCGTCATTTACAGCGTTTAACTTTTGGGGTGGAAGCTGCACTACAAACCAATCAATTATCTGCACAGGCATTATCACTACTGCAACCATATCAACCAAATCTCAGTGTGACTTGGTTATTTCAAAAAGCTATGAGTGTAGGTGTAAATCAAAATATCCAGCCAGAGCAAATTAATCAGTTGCTTTCTGCAGTATTTGCAGAAATGCAAAAGCTAGGTAATCCCGTCCTCAAGCCATTTTTGCAAGATGTGGTGCAGTTTTCGGCATTAACACAAACATTAATTAAAACTGGATTATCTCATCCACAATTAATTGCCAAGATAATTCCCCAAGTTGGTTTAGTTAACTTAGTTGATTGGCTAGTGCATTACGGAAATTTAGGTATTTACACTGCCTTGTTTAATCTTAGCCCAGTGTTAGAAACATGGATTAAGAGCCTACCCATTCAACAACAATATTACTGGCATCGTTTAGTGGATGCGTGGAAGTATGGTTCTGGTGCTGATTACTGTGATGAAAGTTAA
- a CDS encoding ABC transporter ATP-binding protein, giving the protein MSDLRVWFVDYTKALFRSLPLLWTAAPREMIFLIAVTLLQGFLPAISVWITKLVVDTVAAALTSGRELGYAMLVPLVTGWVGALLLETLLYPWVFALQGDLNDKLTAHISLLLMSKTDCFADLSRFEDSVFYDELQLLQQQIGYKPLSLLENLVELSRSFVTLIVIVMLLVPLAFWIPLVIAIATIPQIVVSSHYGKTIWLTLFEHSPEARRMQYYTSVMLTDTYAKEIRLFQLGSFFITRYLQAFQSLHQTMRHLRGKQAFWSSTLAILSTLGNGFAFYWVVQKAFRGDFSPGSVLLFVQSLTYFQNNLERFVANWVDLLENVLYMQQFFNFIDSPIPMQISIPGEKVPTPICSGITFEQVEFYYPDNRLALQDISFTIYPGQTVAIVGENGAGKTTLVKLLTRLYDPIKGSILVDGIDLRNLNLEQWRQQIAVVFQDFGHYALTLGENIALGNLAALTNPDVLRYAIEKADISKLVDDFTTRENTPLGKQFGGTELSGGQWQKLALARAFVRQSAQLLLLDEPTAALDPRSEYHLYRRFIELAEGKTTILITHRLASVRMADRILVLKSGHLVEDGTHQELLQRGGEYTTLWNMQAQHYGISE; this is encoded by the coding sequence ATGAGCGATTTAAGAGTTTGGTTTGTAGACTACACTAAAGCTTTATTTCGTTCTCTACCTTTGTTATGGACAGCAGCGCCGAGAGAAATGATATTTTTGATTGCTGTTACTTTATTGCAAGGGTTTCTTCCGGCTATTAGTGTTTGGATTACCAAATTAGTAGTAGATACTGTAGCAGCAGCCTTAACATCTGGGAGAGAATTAGGGTATGCAATGCTTGTACCTTTGGTGACAGGATGGGTGGGAGCTTTGCTACTAGAGACATTGCTGTATCCTTGGGTATTTGCACTTCAAGGAGATCTCAATGACAAGTTAACGGCTCACATTAGCTTATTATTAATGAGTAAAACTGATTGTTTTGCAGATTTGAGTCGTTTTGAAGATTCTGTGTTTTATGATGAGCTACAACTTCTGCAACAACAAATCGGTTATAAACCGCTGAGTTTATTAGAGAATTTAGTGGAATTAAGTCGCTCTTTTGTCACTTTGATAGTGATAGTCATGCTCTTAGTTCCCCTAGCTTTTTGGATACCATTAGTAATTGCGATCGCCACTATACCCCAAATAGTGGTTTCTTCTCATTATGGCAAAACGATTTGGCTAACTTTATTTGAACATAGCCCTGAAGCGCGGAGAATGCAATATTACACTTCGGTGATGCTGACTGATACCTATGCGAAAGAAATTAGGTTGTTTCAGCTAGGTTCATTTTTTATCACTCGTTACCTACAAGCGTTTCAGTCTTTACATCAAACGATGCGACATCTGCGGGGAAAGCAAGCATTTTGGTCGTCTACTTTAGCTATTCTTAGTACGTTGGGAAATGGTTTTGCTTTTTATTGGGTAGTACAGAAAGCTTTTCGCGGCGATTTCAGTCCTGGTAGTGTACTTTTATTTGTACAGTCATTAACTTACTTTCAAAATAATCTCGAAAGGTTTGTCGCTAATTGGGTAGATCTGTTGGAAAATGTTCTCTATATGCAGCAATTTTTCAATTTTATCGACAGTCCTATACCAATGCAAATCAGTATACCTGGGGAGAAAGTTCCTACGCCTATTTGTTCAGGTATTACTTTTGAGCAAGTTGAATTTTATTACCCAGATAATCGTTTAGCTCTGCAAGATATTTCTTTTACCATTTACCCAGGACAAACAGTTGCTATTGTCGGAGAAAATGGCGCAGGTAAAACTACTTTAGTTAAACTTTTGACTAGATTATACGACCCAATAAAAGGAAGTATTTTAGTTGATGGAATAGATTTAAGAAACTTAAATTTAGAACAGTGGCGGCAGCAAATTGCTGTTGTTTTTCAAGACTTTGGGCATTATGCGCTGACTCTGGGAGAAAATATTGCTTTGGGAAATTTAGCTGCTTTAACAAATCCAGATGTTCTGAGATATGCAATAGAAAAAGCTGATATATCTAAACTAGTTGATGATTTTACCACCAGAGAAAATACCCCACTGGGAAAGCAATTTGGCGGTACAGAACTTTCTGGTGGTCAGTGGCAAAAATTAGCTTTAGCTCGTGCTTTTGTGCGTCAATCAGCCCAACTATTACTATTAGATGAACCGACTGCGGCACTCGACCCTCGTAGCGAATATCATCTCTACCGACGCTTTATTGAATTAGCGGAGGGTAAAACTACAATTTTGATTACTCATAGACTCGCTTCTGTACGGATGGCTGATCGAATTTTAGTTCTCAAATCTGGTCATTTAGTTGAAGATGGCACTCATCAGGAACTTTTACAGCGCGGTGGTGAATATACAACTTTGTGGAATATGCAGGCACAACATTACGGTATTTCTGAATAA
- a CDS encoding LysR substrate-binding domain-containing protein, with product MAGMTLEQLRIFLAVAEHLHFTRAAEELYITQPAVSAAIHNLEQEYGVKLFHRIGRHIEIAEAGKLLQVEARKILDQVTLTERGLRELNNLQRGELKLGSSLTIGNYWLPSKISEFKSKYPQISVDCCLANAETICEGTAMGQFDLGLVEGDVKPALQNTLEREIIGSDRLQIVVGKTHPWFELGEITVTELTQTYWVMRESGSGTQQKFEEALKNWGINISELNIILVFNSGEMAKAAVESGVGATGISELMVKKEIQLGTLRAIRVCTYQANCTKDLEIVRPFFKLKHRQRFQTALAKVFEQTLIASHTNINFTEKSLNKTKVKP from the coding sequence ATGGCAGGGATGACACTGGAGCAGCTAAGAATCTTTCTCGCTGTAGCAGAGCATCTACACTTTACGCGTGCAGCTGAAGAGCTTTATATTACTCAGCCAGCCGTTAGTGCAGCAATTCACAACTTAGAGCAAGAATACGGAGTCAAACTGTTTCATCGGATTGGTCGCCATATTGAGATTGCCGAAGCTGGTAAGTTATTACAAGTGGAAGCACGGAAAATTCTCGACCAAGTGACGTTAACAGAACGAGGATTAAGGGAATTGAACAACCTGCAACGCGGCGAATTAAAATTAGGCTCAAGTTTAACCATTGGTAACTATTGGTTGCCAAGTAAAATTAGTGAATTTAAAAGCAAGTATCCGCAAATTTCCGTTGATTGTTGTTTGGCAAATGCCGAAACAATTTGTGAAGGAACGGCAATGGGTCAGTTTGATTTAGGATTAGTTGAAGGTGATGTTAAACCAGCTTTACAGAATACTTTAGAACGAGAAATAATTGGGAGCGATCGCTTACAAATAGTTGTCGGCAAAACTCACCCTTGGTTTGAGCTAGGAGAAATTACTGTTACAGAACTGACTCAAACTTATTGGGTGATGAGAGAATCCGGTTCTGGAACCCAGCAAAAATTTGAAGAAGCTCTAAAAAATTGGGGTATTAATATTAGTGAACTGAATATAATTTTGGTTTTCAATAGTGGCGAAATGGCCAAAGCTGCTGTCGAAAGTGGTGTAGGTGCAACTGGGATTTCTGAGTTAATGGTCAAAAAAGAAATTCAGTTAGGAACTTTACGGGCAATTCGAGTTTGCACTTACCAAGCAAATTGCACTAAAGATTTAGAAATAGTTCGACCATTTTTTAAACTCAAGCATCGCCAACGGTTTCAAACGGCTCTAGCAAAAGTCTTTGAACAAACTTTGATCGCATCGCATACAAATATAAATTTTACCGAAAAATCTCTAAATAAGACAAAAGTAAAACCTTAA
- a CDS encoding YcaO-like family protein, with product MSSLFTIGENIVNVAIASPRWRDLVSPHTGIIRAIDRFTKPYTEFDFPVLWQAELANFQLRKQSDDLRYGVGRGMTDEQAIFGAVGEAVERYCGSIVDYRQLIVSSYADLSHPAVHPPTFFSFSDNQYSDSSFPFPAFDQATQTSWITAISLTSNQQVLVPAFMVYFDWDSNVPGDYILPVTSNGMASGPTLEFAAYSGLCELIERDAFIITWLNRLPAPRIYFAHRPGIETEILRHYTRFGIELVTFYLTTDINIPVVMAMLIDRSGRTPVVATGLGCHLDGSTALRKAIFEVCQARFGDIERKANGAGANLNQYEDVQNLEDHSAFFYTTTRLGELEFLFEHENYLTVEDLPTYPSSAEVEKLRTVITRLHSVGAEPYLVEITTPDVVSLGFRVVRTLASELVPIYFGHGLEPLGTQRLFEVPKRLGYGGQRTVKDLNPCPHPMA from the coding sequence TTGTCCTCATTGTTCACGATAGGAGAGAATATAGTGAATGTTGCGATCGCTAGTCCCCGTTGGCGCGATTTAGTTAGCCCCCATACAGGAATCATTCGCGCCATTGATAGATTTACTAAGCCTTATACAGAGTTTGATTTTCCTGTTTTGTGGCAAGCTGAATTAGCAAATTTCCAACTTCGCAAACAGTCGGATGATTTACGTTACGGTGTAGGCAGGGGTATGACTGATGAACAAGCAATTTTTGGGGCAGTTGGCGAAGCCGTAGAGCGCTACTGCGGTAGCATTGTTGATTATCGGCAACTAATTGTGAGTAGTTACGCAGATTTAAGTCATCCCGCCGTTCATCCGCCAACTTTTTTCTCGTTTTCTGACAACCAATATTCTGACTCATCCTTTCCCTTTCCGGCTTTTGATCAAGCAACGCAGACTTCATGGATAACTGCCATATCTCTGACAAGTAACCAACAGGTGTTAGTCCCAGCCTTCATGGTTTATTTTGACTGGGATAGCAATGTACCAGGAGATTATATTTTACCTGTCACCTCTAATGGTATGGCTAGTGGCCCTACTCTTGAATTTGCGGCTTATAGTGGCTTGTGCGAGTTGATTGAGCGTGATGCTTTTATCATTACATGGTTAAATCGCCTACCTGCTCCCCGGATTTATTTCGCTCATCGTCCCGGAATTGAGACGGAGATTTTACGCCACTACACCCGATTTGGCATTGAGTTAGTTACCTTCTATTTGACTACAGATATTAACATCCCCGTTGTTATGGCAATGTTAATTGACCGTTCTGGCAGAACTCCAGTTGTGGCGACTGGTTTAGGATGTCATCTGGATGGGTCAACAGCACTGCGTAAGGCGATTTTTGAAGTTTGTCAAGCCCGCTTTGGTGACATAGAACGCAAAGCTAATGGCGCTGGGGCTAATCTCAATCAATATGAAGATGTGCAGAATTTAGAGGATCACAGCGCTTTTTTCTACACAACCACTCGGCTAGGGGAGTTGGAATTTTTATTTGAGCATGAAAATTACCTCACAGTTGAAGATTTACCAACTTACCCATCTTCAGCCGAGGTAGAAAAATTGCGAACTGTCATTACAAGGTTGCATTCCGTTGGTGCTGAACCCTATTTAGTAGAAATTACCACGCCTGATGTTGTATCGCTTGGTTTTCGCGTTGTGCGGACTTTAGCCAGTGAATTAGTCCCGATATATTTTGGTCATGGGCTAGAACCGTTGGGTACTCAGCGGTTATTCGAGGTACCAAAAAGGTTGGGTTATGGTGGACAACGTACAGTAAAAGACTTAAATCCCTGTCCACATCCTATGGCGTAA